Proteins found in one bacterium genomic segment:
- the glyS gene encoding glycine--tRNA ligase subunit beta yields MPVDRAESARPRRPGHARLVFEIGTEELPPAAAWDGARQLREIAPPALAEARIESGQVAVYSTPRRLVLTVEDVALRQRDNVREVRGPAVRAAFAADGGPTAAAEGFARAQGVDVAALERRTTPQGEYVYAVRREAGSQTVAALAGLLPALAGRLTFPRAMRWGAGTVRFSRPVRWLLALLGDDVVPCAFAGVAAGRETASHRTLHPGRVSVPSAEHYETVVRTARVLLDPDERRRRIIAGLRRAARSAGGRPILDPGLLEETVQLVEWPTAFAGRFNAGFEVLPRVILITVMQHHQKYFAVENAEGALLPAFVAVRNGGTRGLDGVREGNEWVLRARLADARFFFEADRAQTLEARVPGLEDVMFLEPLGTMAAKTGRLRTLAGRLSAALRDDAEVAAALDRAALLAKADLLTRVVRELPELQGAVGTLYARLDGEPDAVADAIEEQYLPRGGVLPRTAVGARLALLDHVDTLAGALSAGLVPSGSQDPYGLRRAAGAIVTILLDRQWPSTLSELAGYALDAYGVDAAAIRARVLDAVLDLARQRLRAALIEEGISYDTVDAALAAGLDAPPDAAARARALWTFRRAPEFPATYTAFDRAARIVPPGFEAEIREDLIAAAAEQDLLDAVRAASVSGAALDGREPPPRAVAGDLTAQYERRLRRLAALAGPVDRFFTDVLVMAEDEAIRRNRLSLLAGVVRLVRPIADLSRLVVAETRPEGKPARVSQA; encoded by the coding sequence ATGCCGGTTGACCGTGCGGAGTCCGCGCGGCCGCGGCGCCCGGGGCACGCCCGCCTCGTATTCGAGATCGGGACCGAGGAACTGCCGCCGGCAGCCGCCTGGGACGGGGCCCGCCAGCTGCGCGAGATCGCTCCGCCCGCGCTGGCGGAAGCCAGAATCGAATCCGGCCAGGTCGCCGTCTATTCGACCCCGCGCCGCCTCGTCCTGACCGTGGAGGACGTGGCGCTCCGCCAGCGCGACAACGTTCGCGAGGTGCGCGGTCCCGCGGTGCGGGCCGCCTTTGCCGCCGACGGAGGTCCGACCGCCGCCGCGGAGGGATTCGCGAGGGCGCAGGGTGTCGACGTGGCCGCGCTCGAGCGGCGGACGACCCCGCAGGGAGAGTACGTGTACGCGGTGCGGCGTGAGGCGGGCAGCCAGACGGTCGCCGCGCTCGCCGGGCTGCTGCCGGCACTCGCCGGCCGGCTGACCTTTCCCCGGGCGATGCGGTGGGGCGCGGGGACGGTGCGGTTCTCGCGGCCGGTGCGGTGGCTCCTCGCACTGCTCGGAGACGACGTCGTCCCGTGCGCGTTCGCCGGCGTCGCCGCCGGGCGCGAGACGGCCAGCCACCGCACCCTGCACCCCGGCCGTGTCTCCGTGCCGTCGGCGGAACACTATGAGACCGTCGTGCGGACGGCGCGGGTGCTGCTCGATCCGGATGAGCGGCGGCGCCGCATCATCGCCGGCCTGCGGCGGGCCGCCCGGAGCGCGGGCGGCCGCCCGATCCTCGATCCCGGGCTGCTCGAGGAGACCGTGCAGCTCGTCGAGTGGCCGACGGCGTTTGCGGGCCGCTTCAACGCCGGCTTCGAAGTCCTCCCCCGCGTGATCCTGATCACGGTGATGCAGCACCATCAAAAGTACTTTGCCGTGGAGAACGCCGAGGGCGCGCTCCTGCCGGCGTTTGTCGCGGTCCGCAACGGGGGGACGCGGGGGCTCGACGGCGTGCGCGAAGGCAACGAATGGGTGCTGCGCGCCCGCCTCGCCGACGCCCGATTCTTTTTTGAGGCGGACCGCGCGCAAACGCTCGAGGCCCGTGTGCCGGGTCTCGAGGACGTGATGTTTCTCGAGCCGCTCGGCACCATGGCCGCGAAGACGGGACGACTTCGCACGCTCGCCGGACGCCTTTCCGCGGCCCTTCGGGACGACGCGGAGGTCGCGGCGGCGTTGGACCGCGCCGCGCTGCTCGCCAAGGCGGATCTTCTGACGCGCGTCGTGCGCGAACTGCCGGAGCTGCAAGGCGCCGTGGGCACGCTCTACGCGCGCCTCGACGGCGAGCCGGACGCGGTCGCGGACGCGATCGAAGAGCAGTATCTGCCGCGCGGCGGCGTCCTGCCCCGCACGGCCGTCGGCGCGCGCCTCGCGCTGCTGGACCACGTCGACACGCTCGCCGGGGCCCTGTCCGCCGGCCTGGTGCCGAGCGGCTCACAGGATCCCTACGGGCTGCGCCGTGCCGCCGGTGCGATCGTCACGATCCTGCTCGACCGGCAGTGGCCGAGCACCCTCTCCGAGTTGGCGGGCTACGCGCTCGACGCCTACGGCGTCGACGCCGCCGCGATCCGCGCCCGCGTGCTCGACGCCGTGCTGGACCTCGCGCGCCAGCGGCTGCGCGCCGCGCTCATCGAGGAGGGCATCAGCTACGACACGGTCGACGCGGCCCTCGCCGCCGGGCTGGACGCGCCGCCGGATGCCGCGGCCCGGGCCCGCGCGCTGTGGACCTTTCGGCGCGCCCCGGAGTTTCCCGCCACCTACACCGCGTTTGATCGCGCCGCCCGGATCGTGCCGCCGGGGTTCGAGGCCGAGATCCGGGAAGATCTGATCGCGGCGGCGGCCGAACAGGACCTGCTGGACGCGGTCCGCGCCGCGTCGGTCTCGGGCGCCGCCCTCGACGGGCGGGAGCCGCCGCCGCGGGCGGTGGCGGGCGATCTGACCGCGCAGTACGAGCGGCGGCTGCGCCGTCTCGCGGCGCTCGCCGGCCCGGTCGACCGGTTCTTCACCGACGTGCTGGTCATGGCCGAGGACGAGGCGATCCGGCGCAACCGCCTGAGCCTGCTCGCCGGGGTGGTGCGCCTGGTGCGGCCGATCGCCGATCTGTCGCGCCTCGTCGTTGCCGAGACGCGTCCGGAAGGAAAGCCGGCGCGTGTCTCCCAAGCATGA
- a CDS encoding glycine--tRNA ligase subunit alpha gives MTFQDLLIGLERFWAAQGCVIAQPYDVEVGAGTMHPATFLRALGPEPWRAAYVQPSRRPADARYGENPNRLYQHYQYQVILKPSPDDVQDVYIRSLETVGVRPRDHDLRFLEDNWEWPTGGAWGVGWQVFLDGQEISQFTYFQQVGGLDLPLVAAELTYGTERIAQFIQRKASVFDLEWAPGITYGEIRRQEEVEQSAHAFASADVATLRALFDAYDREGQRLLEAGLVLPAYEQLLKCSHAFNLLDARGAVGVADRASLLGRCRVIARGCAERYLAQRESMGWPLLHEETHAG, from the coding sequence GTGACCTTTCAGGACCTCCTCATCGGCCTGGAGCGATTCTGGGCGGCGCAGGGTTGCGTGATCGCGCAGCCCTACGACGTCGAAGTCGGGGCCGGCACGATGCATCCCGCCACATTCTTGCGCGCCCTCGGGCCGGAGCCCTGGCGGGCCGCCTACGTCCAACCCAGCCGCCGGCCGGCCGATGCCCGCTACGGGGAGAATCCGAACCGCCTCTACCAGCACTATCAGTACCAGGTGATCCTGAAGCCCTCGCCGGACGACGTGCAGGACGTCTACATCCGGAGTCTCGAGACCGTCGGCGTTCGTCCCCGCGACCACGACCTCCGGTTCCTCGAAGACAACTGGGAATGGCCGACGGGCGGCGCCTGGGGCGTCGGCTGGCAGGTCTTCCTCGACGGGCAAGAGATCAGTCAGTTCACCTACTTTCAGCAGGTCGGGGGCCTTGATCTGCCGCTCGTCGCGGCGGAGCTGACCTACGGAACGGAGCGGATCGCCCAGTTCATCCAGCGAAAGGCGAGTGTTTTCGACCTCGAATGGGCGCCCGGTATCACCTACGGGGAGATCCGGCGGCAGGAGGAAGTGGAGCAGTCGGCCCACGCGTTCGCCTCGGCCGACGTCGCGACGCTCCGCGCCCTGTTCGACGCCTACGATCGGGAAGGGCAGCGGCTGCTCGAGGCCGGCCTCGTGCTGCCGGCCTACGAGCAGCTCTTGAAGTGCTCACACGCCTTCAACCTGTTGGACGCGCGTGGCGCCGTGGGCGTCGCCGATCGCGCGAGCCTGCTCGGGCGCTGCCGGGTCATCGCGCGGGGGTGCGCGGAGCGGTACCTCGCGCAGCGCGAGTCGATGGGGTGGCCGCTTTTGCACGAGGAGACGCATGCCGGTTGA